The Ptychodera flava strain L36383 chromosome 14, AS_Pfla_20210202, whole genome shotgun sequence genome segment GGAATGTTCTGTAAGACATATAAGAATAATAATATAAGAATGTGGCCGCATTAGACATTCCTGCAAATATTTGCAATCAAAATGTTCAATTAGCATGTAATATACAACCAGCACTGCCCTACTTACAACCAGCACTGCCTTATCTGCATTGTTGATATGGCTATACTAATATAGTACATGTGGCAATTAAACAGTAATTCTGTTTGTTTAGATTACATACCTTCATCTCAAGCCTATTGAGTCTCAAGTTGAGATACTGTAATGTTGAGTTTTGGTTAGTGCATAGCCTATTGCACCAGCTCCATTGGCCCTGATCTTGTTGTTGGACAGATTTAGCCTTTTCAGTTTACTGTGGTTGTTGAGTAATTTGCCGATGGCCCTGGCTCCGTAATCACCGATCATGTTATGTTCCAGGTCAAGCTCTTCCAGTGTAGGGTGATCCAGgatgtgactgatcaaaaccCTGACTTTGTCGTCATCCACTTTGCTACGATGCAGTTTGAAGACTTTGAGCGTGTTGCATTTCTTGACGCATTTGGAAAGTAGGAGACAGTCGCGGTTTGTGAACTGAAACAGGTTCCACTCAAAGTTCATACCGCAGTCTCTGACACCATAAGTAACATGGAATTCCTCAATGTAAGGAAGTTTTTCAAGGATCTGACTGAATTCAAAATGATCAATGCTTGGGAGATTGTCTCCTGATTCACTCCCAGCATCTGACATGTCCTCCAGTGGTCTCATCTGCTCTTCCTTCACTGGTGGCAACAGTTGTTTAATGTTGAGTTTCTTAATGTAAGGCGCAGCCAGCGGTAACACGTCTTCCACAACAGCAATATCTGTGGACTCCGGAACGAAATGCTCCACAATATTCTCCAGGTGACGCTCAAAGAACATACGTTTCCAGCTGCCTCCATACTTGGAGACATCGCATATTTCCCAACGTGCTTTGCATCTTCTTTTCCAGTAGCCTTCATCTGAGACTAGATGGGCAACCACTTTTAAGGGGATATCTGTGGAGATCTTTTCCAATACTTTGGTTTTGTACTTTGGTAGAAGCTCATCAAGTTTTGGGTGATCTgtaagaaaatgtatacttttgtGAATATGTGCATGTGAGGCATTGCCAAATGGTAAAAAACATTCATTAAagcattgtatcaccattttttaaagtaaAGTTTGATGACCATATTCAGATTTTTCCAAAGTTACCTAAGATAAAACAATTACagatatttaaataaaaattcagaaaattcaacGTTGTAAGAACTCAGCAGCATTTTGGTGTGATGGTACATGTTAATTGCCATGTTTTGCCAAATTTCTCTCCTCAACTCTAATAAAAACTGACAGCCTTGCTATGTTTACcatttcagaaaattaaaatgatttAAACTTTCTGCACGATACAATCTTTGCAACTTTGTCTAAATTTCTTTTTCTTGCATCCCACAGGTTTATTAATAAATATGAAAGATCAAAGATATATCCGATACCAACTATCTGTCAAATTCTACGATATGTGTACTACAAACAGAAGTGAACATGTTCATGGTAATACATAAACACGGGCAGTTTATACGATCTTTAGTTTTAACAAAGAAATGGGTATGTGATGGAGAAACCTAATTTCACATACCAGCCATataaattaaggtagtatgcacctcgaaagtgaaagacttaaactttttctctaactttactaaatgaaactttcagctgttctctttccaaatcaagtaTAAAAATCTGGTATCAGTtcgcaaaatttggtactgttactagagaaacaaattacctaacatttattgatatttgaaatgtaaaatagcCACTATTACTGTGTTagctctatgaggaaaaattgaatgttcgatttttgaaaacctgttaaaactgatgaaaacttctctgagaactttaaaatgaatccccaccaGTGGTAGACATGAAACTTTGAAGTACTGTAACAATTTGAGTCCATATATCTGTCTCAGAGGCGTATTCAAATGTTAACAGAAATTTCATTACAGCTTAGCGCTAACACTGgatttattcaaaattcatcattcagaaTTACAAAGGTGGCGCTGATATTTGCTTCTTGATTATACAGACTAGGTGATAGGTAAACCCACATAAGAAATTTATTATCAACATGTGCAATGGTAGCACCAGCCAAACATTGAAGAACTTTTGCTGAGATATTGACTTACTTTGAAACTCCTCTACAATATGAGAAACACACAGCTCTGTTAGTAGTGGTACTGTGGCCAGTGACCAATCTGGATCTTCAGCGATGATTCTTCTCATATTTCTGGCATCGGCAGCTGCGTCATCCTTCGCACTGGCCACGGGTGATGGTATTTTCTTTCCCTTTTGGCTACCAGCACTTTTAACACTGGCTTTGTCGTCTTCATTCTTGGCATCTCCGCCTTGTTCAGCATTTTGCTGATCTGTCAGAGGAGGTTCAGTCATTGTTCTACAGAACAATTATATAACAGGGGAACAGTAAGTTACATGGTCATATTTTGCAGAAGATACACTAGTATACACCCTAACTGCAGTACTGTAGCCTGAGGTTTTGCCTCGGTATTTGGGTTGGCCGGCGAAACACAGGCAAAAACCTCGAGCTAAAGTAACGCAGCTATATACACATCcatgatttatttcattgttactTGACATCGTCATTACTATACTAACTATGCAGGGCCTGTGTTCAAAGTCAGAAaagctatatttttttgaaaatagtcGACACTGAGTCATTATCTCAATCGctaatttatctttttttttaattttgtttcaaacctGAAATTATTTCAGTTTCTCTTCACTTGTCCGTTATTTGATAGCGCGACATAGGTTCCATTTCTTGCCAGGCCTGGGAGTGGAAGCGAGTTTCAAGTGACAACTGCACGATTTTGAAGCATTACAACAAATTACACCAAACTCTTAACCAAAGCAGACCGACACTAAGTATCCCATACCTCTATAAAGACACAAGATATGAAAAGATTTCCCATTACCTACCATAAAAGTTGGTTTTCAGTTGATATCCACAAGCAGACACAGGTAAACTACTcacttgtgttgttgttgctaAGCAATCTTTCACGCTTCTGCGCAAAGATTTGCGCAAGGTAAAGCGCCCCCAAACAGGAAAACATAAAACATGTCTGCGCCCAACCATGCAAACGTGTGGACATCACAGGCTTACCCATGGCCATAATTGACTTCACATATCTGCATATCGTGGTTTGCCAGGAAGATTAATACTGTTGTggttattttgacattttatttgcaaaccaAGATGTTGCCGCGCCGCCCAAAACCAGGAGAGACCGAGGAAGACCTGCTTCTGTACCAAGAAGAATTTCTGGCCAAACAGGGAGAgacatcagcaaaaattgtgaaGAAGGGTGACAAGAGAAAGGCAGTTGGAGATGCGGGAGATGTCGCAAAGCCGACTTTGAAACGAGACGTTGTCACTCTTGGCGGAGGTACATTTAATTAAAACTTGCAAATGTGAATGTTGtttctccaaaaatacaaatagttTGTTTATTTGCACCGTAGCTAAATACTGTAGGTATTTACATTTACATGCAGTGATGTAGCTGCACTGCAGTGCTGTAGCTCAAGGTTTTGCCTGGATGGATCGGATGGCAAcaccaggcaaaacctcgagctacagtactgcagctagcAGTGATGTCGACTGTAATTTtatctaaaaataaaaacaataaaatttgaagTAGTGTAGTTTACGACCGCCGTATAACTTTGTATTACATACTCAATCATGACATTTCTTTCCATATACAATCAGTGTTtacaagtaaaacaaaatgttgTTACATGTAATGTATACAGGGTAATGATGTTTCATTATGGAGCTTTCTCCATATATTACAAGTAGTTTAAATAATGATAGTATCGGTAAGCATAAGTATTATACTAGTATCTCATCATATGCAGATATTCGTATGTTAGTTAATAAGGTGACAAAgttttacagactgtaaatgcATGATTCATGGACTTTAAACACAATGTTTCCATCAgtctttcaagtttttttttttattcaggtTTACCGACAGAAAAGCCTGATGATGACATTCCAAAGAAAAAGTCCAAGTTTAAAAGTCAAGGAAAAGCCGGAAAGGTAACATGTAATAGTATGTCAGTATTCCGGTTGCTATTTTCGTGGAACACTGCATACTTTCTTTAAATTATCATTGGATCCAGAAAAAGAACTTCACTTCATAGGCAACCTGTGAAAGATGAAGTATGTGAATAGGACTCTATAATTCAATTGCAAACTTTGTTGCTGTCATAAGCTACCTGCATGAAGTTGTTTTGTGTGGTTGACAGAGTATACAGATAAGATACATATACTTGgtagtgttgtttttttttgcataagTGACTTCTATGGCTCACTGCAAAAGGGATGTATGTaatttttggttaaaagtgaGGATCGTCTTTGTTTTTTATCTTACAATTTAAATTTCCTTAAATAATGCATTattcaagaaatttaatttaaaaatatctAAGGTGCATCAACTCGAAAATCAGTATGACAATTTCTTCAAAAGGTATACATTAAGTTGGTTTTAAATCTTTTTTGACTATTGTCCTAAATATGCTGAGAACTTCTATTATGCACCTCTTGTACCGAACTATCAATTTATCACTTGTGTTTATCCTTCATAGAAATCTGGCGTGTCTGGTTTGAGAGGAGAGAGAGTTCACATTGATTTAGACAATGATGAAGACATGCAAGAGGCAATGGACCGTAAGTACATGACTTTCAGAGAGTATGAATAGTCATCCATTAGAGTCAAAAGCCTTTATCCAATGTTTGAAATCTCAGCTTGTAATTCCTAAGCCCAGTGTCTGTCTTCACATAGAATTTCACTCTTCTGAAGGATCATTACAAAACTTGGTTTCTCACAAAGATAATTTGATGATGAAATTATATGTACATGCATATTTTTTGAGATGATCAAAGTTTGCTTTTTTTTCCTCATAGGACATGATGCTCACGTAACGTCAGTTTTATCAGACATCATGGTAAGCCTTTTAAGTGTTTGTATTGTACACAATATCTTTAGTGTTAGATGTATGACTTTGATAAATCTGCTGAAATACTTCATTGGTAGTACCACATGTGAAGTCACTTGAAATTGATAAGAGCATTGGAAGCAAAAGTAGAGTCTGTAAGTGAAGTGTTGTCAACAATCTTAATCATACTGACCACAgagtaataataatagtaataacaataatatttaattgcttgcttgtaaatataggatttacatcacatttatggcaataaaagtgtaatacaaaaataagttcaaatttttcttttgaataaTGAGACCAGTAGTTGTTGTTAGTTTgattcttgaaaaatgttttagttttgtgaGTTAAATGTTGGCttatattttgtttcactttaTAGGAAAGAGACACAAGGAATGTACCTGTGTACCTTCCAAGGTCCATGCAACAAGCATTTCCTACAGCCTTTCACAGAGGCAGTGTTGGAGACAGTAAGGTATAGTTCAGTTTTACAGAATTGTAACTGAACATAGGCAAAGCACATCACAATAACAACAGTTATATACAAACAATCTAAGACAACTACATTGTAGACTAGTAATACCTATTGTTTGAGTTTGAATTGGAGTGTTTAATGTTAGTCTTTGGGGCTTATAGGGACGTGTAATGACAGTCTTCTTGACAAGGAGCACTATCCTAAAATTGTTCTGGttttcctttgtcattttctttggaTCAAACGTTGGTAACGCTTTGATGTGGTTTTAATACCCTTAACATTGAAGGTACAGTGAAAGGGGAATTATGAGAAGTAAGTTTACTTAACCAAACAACATACTTGTATTCATAGCCTCACAGATTGCTCCCAATATCTACTAAATTTCGATCAGTAATTCTGATCTGTGTTTATAGCACTATACATGCcacttttttaatatttttagtttacagcTTTGTTAAAATCACGTATAGGAGATTCTAATAGCATTTCTAAATggccaatttttttctcaaatttgtgCATGCAACTTTGTTTTCGTCATGTCATCACcaacaaagacacacatctGTTAGATATATCTGTTGTTATCCAATGAATGAAGTGTGAAGCATCTAGCTATTTTTAGTCCAAGGAGCTGTACCTCTTCCTCTATAATAACaatctgttcaccccaattccctgtaaataggtccacaatcaccattgataacaatgggtttgggccaaaccatggtggaaAGAGGTACACCACCTTTGACTTGTTTCTATACAGGTGCATTGCcctatgaaaataatattgatGTACCACAGTCCAGACATGCAAAGGTTAATCCATACTTCAATGGTCTTGGCCCAAATCCAgtgttatcaatgatgattaTGGACTTGTTTACAGGGAGTTGAGGTTGAACAGGTTAGATCACTCTCTCAGAATAACAAGAGTGTATTGAATTAAAAACAACATTTGCCAACTTATTGAAAAGCAAAATTGTGCTGTGAGGGCAACATTATTTCCAATCCAAGGTCTGTATTAGGTTAATGTTTCTTGACGGTGTCTCCTGTATTTTCTATCTGAAGAGTGGAGCAGAACAAAGTAAAAAAGGGAAAACAAAAACTACTAGTTTGTTTGCTCAGCATTTTGCCAAATCTCTGCTTCATCGTTTGGTGTGACTGGTCAAATGAAACCAGTCATGGAGATTGATCAAACCATCCCTAAAGATACTCTACAGAAAGATGTAGTTTCTATGGAAATGGATACGTCAGAAGATATGGAGGTAGAGGTTACAGAATTTAGCAAACCGCCAACATTACCAGGTCAGTGtctttcttgatttcaaaattgtattttcacccacATCTTTCTGCATGTGAATTCagccacattttcaaaaattaaagggTTATACAAACTCATGGTAGAAAAAGGGCCAATGAACACCTAATTATGTCCATCAGGTCTctactttcatgaaatttttgaagttttgaaaattttgtttacacACTTCAGTTTTGATTACCAAATGAGGTTCTCTTAAATATGTGTTTATGAAGTTGTCCTAAAATTTGTATTTAGGTGTTATGAGCGAATTTGTGCTTATGGAGTTATCCTGAATTTGTAGATAGGTTTTACAAGAGAATTTCCAATACTGAGTCATAATATTGAACGAATATCATCGTATTGACACATTTGTGCCATTTTaacagttatttatttatttgtttgtttgattgtgaTTTAGACTGTAAATTATACTTATTTTTGCTTACTGGTATGTGTTATGTGTATCTGTTATCATTACTCACTATTGCAGCAGTGAGTCACAAAGGCATTGGTAATGAAGAAGCCATGAAAATACACCAAGAAAATTTGGCCAAAATGGCTGACATGTCTGAGCAGGAGATTTTGGCAGAGCAGGCAAAGCTGCAGTCAATGTTAGGTAGGTTGTAGGTGTCTTCAATATTAAAATCTTAACTCATGTTTGTGAACATATGAAAAAAGAAGGAGAACTAATGAAGTGAACAAGATTTATACATATTACAACTTCTACAATTAGCAGCGCAAGTTCTTGCGGAAGAAGCAAGTACTTCATAAAATGTCAAAGAACATTATGTTAAACTTTTAATTAACTGTATGTTCACTCTTGAGAATGACATAATTGTGAATATGTTATTGAAGTAATGCATAAATTTCTTGGCTCAGATCAGTGTTTTGTTATTCTGAAAAGTTCAAACTTCTAGTTCCTATTACTAGTAGGCATAGGGTATGGCAATTTCGATGAAAAGGTCTGTTTAGTGTTCCCACAGAACAAACTAGGAATTCAGGTGGACAGAGATACAATCGAAACCTAATGCGTAAACCATTGTAGAAATACAAGCATTCCAGTGCAGATGTATGCTTTTGTTTTTACATGTACCACAATCATAGAATTTCTTTTTTTACCTCATGTGGATAGAACTCTGAAATACATATCCATGTTGTCATTTAGTTCTTGGTTAAGCCTATTGATATCGTGATAAATAATGTTGAAGAAATTAAAGGAGGAGAATAGTTGGTAAGTGTCCAAGCTGAGAAATCATCATTTGCTATTGGCTATTCATGCATCAGTCAGGTATTTGTGAACAGAGACAGTGCCATCTGATATCACACTGACAGAACTCTGTTCTCACTCTGTCTTCAGATCCAAAACTTGTGGAATTTCTGACATCAAGAAGCAAAAAAGCTACCACaactgacatacatacagaagtcaaaacagaaaatacaaaacaagaaattgaaagtgGTGACACTGCAATGGTGACTGAGAGTCCAGTGGAAGAAGCAAAGCAAGCCCAACAAGgtgaaaaaatatgtaatttaatCTGCTGATATCAATTGTGATCtacttttcactttttttcatcaagattttcacaaaaagttaactaattgaccattttaaattcTATCAGTAGACTATTTCATGCCAAAGGTTACTGGTGGCATGATTTTATTTGACTGCATCCTATGTCAGAGTGACTTAAATGCCATTGTGAAGTGATGGTTAACGTACATGAACTATGACGTGCTGAATGTAAAACAAATTATGACTTAGACGTAGCTTCAGCTGAATAGCttgatgttgtatcaaaatggCAAACGAAATTAATgtacaatgtacgactcacatcCAAAATGTGCacaataatatttcatttatattgttatatgccagtAAAAGTATTGTTATATGAGGAAACCTTTATGGCCCTGATGTGTTTTGGCACCCTCAATCATTTGGCAAAAATACCTTCCCAAGGTCAAGCCCTTCTGCCGTACAATATGCATCAAAATACATATCAGGGCTGTCAAAAAATATCATAGTTTAGACAAAAGATCAAACCAAGAAGACACCTTACTCCATCCATACCTGATACCAATCAAAGTGTTGACAGTTTAACTCCTCAAAGATCACCATCTATTTCTTTCACACTACCTTAGAAGTTAAAATGCCCCTAGAACCAAAGAAGGAGTGGGTCAACATGGACACAGTGGAAAAAGAGAAAATGGAATGGATGCAGGAAGTTCCCAAACCTAAACCTGGAGAGAAGAAGATTGGAATCCAGGCTAGATTTGATCTGCAGGGTCATGTGATCAGCCGGGATGCAGATGTACCAATGAGAGAGGGATTGCATCACCATGGTGAAGAACCTGAAGTGAGTTCCCGTATCTTTTTTGTTCCTTCATTTTCTGTACAAACAGGGACATGTACAggtacatagatacacacagtACTTACTATGGTTGGAAACATACATGTAGGGATGTTACATTATAAAACAGAGAAAGTGACAATGTAGGAGTATCATCAGCAGAGCTCAAAGAGAGTATTAATGAAAactcaaatattgaaaaatcagtAAGTTGAATTTTTATCTGGGAAGCCAAACAGGTACTTTCTATATagatcaaaatattattaccaAGTTTGTTTACTTCTAAAATGATGATCATCATGTCTCTCGATATTCTGACAGTGATTTGACATCATTGAAACTTCACCTGATTTTCAAGTGTGAAGTTTCCAAGCATGTGATTGAAAACTCTTATGTGAAATGATGGAGActtaaataatttgtttcactttttcaGGCACCAGGATACACCCTGGAAGAATTATTTCATTTGAGTCGAAGTGCTGCAATGAATCAAAGAGTTATCAGTTTGCAAACTCTGGCTAAAGTTATTTACAATGTAAGTTCCAAAAATTCACAGCTAGATCCTAGACTGCCATGTTTTTACTTTGCCATATTATCACATCAAATATCCCCTCCAATTAAAAAATAATGGCACTAGGATTACCAGTTAATGTATGCACTTTCTGTGAAAATTGCTGCTCTGACTTCAGCTTGCTCAATAgttctactccagaataaaaaggaTGCTATGTGTTATACAGACTCAGTATACCCAAGGATGATGGTGGTGATAGTGATAGCAGttcaaacaaacccacatgtaaAAACAcatatggaaatacacatttctaAGCATGTTTGTGCGCATAGTGTTGTTTATACTGTGGTCCATTCGAATTCCGAGTTTAACCTATTGTTCTGTGTTCTCACATCCTAACAAAGCAAGTCATGAACTCTAACAATCtaattttttagctcccatagccatatgtatatatggcaatggaagctattcttataggctagggaaatgtctgtatgtctgtatgtctgtatgtctgtatgtctgtatgtctgtccgtcaacatcaaaaactccaaaaccgctgtacatttcatcttgatatttggtgtgtacatggatgatgggctgtagatgagattttgttcaaatgaagttgtcattgccaaaaatatgcaaattaagtgaaaaaatgtaaaaacagtcaaaattgaaaaaactcaataaccactgagcagattacatgaaaaattagcatgtaagtactttgggctgacatgaaatgattgtgcacatcttgggtcagtatcttggacttgctatttttcatgaatttttttgtaattttctcccatttttggtcaaaaaatctcctgctctgaaaccacaagtccgattgatttgaaacttggtatggaagtgcataagagtgacctttcccaaatttgggcaaatcgtggtgaaatttgcatatttttaatttacacgtccatagactcccatgtataaggcagatctccatagactcccatgtataaggccacgaaaaataaaaatttagtttctcattgtattcatattgcaaaaaggatgcagtgacaaaatttttagtcccaacggatgaagtccagtgagcttatagattgggtcatgtccgtctgttcgtccatccgtgagtccatccgttcacgcagatatctcggatattttgacaaaatgtcatgtgaccttgatgacctttgatctcaaatatacatatttgtccataactcagtaaccacaagtgctaccacccttcatatatggtatgatgggacaccttatgacgccacatattgtacctcattaattatgcacatatctaattttgagcgagccaatagagctagaggtctgatttttggtatatagggataacttagcaatacaatttttttgacaaaatgtcacgttacctcggtgacctttgacctcaaatatacatatttgtccataactcagtaaccacaagtgctacagccttcatgtatggtatgatgggacaccttatgacgccacatattgtacctcattaattatgcgcatatctaattttgagcgagccaatagagctagaggtctgatttttggtatatagggataacttagcaatacaattttttttgacaaaatgtaacgtgacctcggtgacctttgacctcaaatatacatatttgtccataactcagtaaccacaagtgctacagccttcatgtatggtatgatgggacaccttatgacgccacatattgtacctcattaattatgcacatatctaattttgagcgagccaatagagctagaggtctgatttttggtatatagggataacttagcaatacaatttttttgacaaaatgtcacgtgactttggtgacctttgacctcaaatatacatatttgtccataactcagtaaccacaagtgctacagccttcatgtatggtatgatgggacaccttatgacgccacatattgtacctcattaattatgcgcatatctaattttgagcgagccaatagagctagaggtctgattttttggcatatagggattaattagcaatataattttttttttcaaaatgtcatgtgacctcgatgacctttgaccttgattatacatatatatatgcatatttcagtaaccacaagttctataccctccaattttgataggatattagaccttaagatttcacatcttgtacctcatttataatgtgcatatgtatttcttggctggccaatactgctagaggtctgatcttttttcctgatttagaaccataacttagacatgcctcatgtgtttcaaattgggaacaacgacagagacctatgtgcccatagatctcaacatatacactccagtgatacttcttaatgaccacattttcctgccccatcaagactaatactcctattacaagtggggactatgtcattgtaaatgacttgttgagttaatggttgtatcacagtattcgatatatctaattctgtattttttccattttatattctgaataattacattaaacatatttcactgtctccagtacattacatttaagtattttcacttcatgcactttatccctttcacacatgttcaaatatctgaccagagaacaaacactaaatagtccaggatgggagctacagtgtcattgaagctattttttgtttttcctccTGGCCTTCAAACTAATAAAATTAAggtattgtaaatttgtaaattttccatctTGATTTCAGTACAGGATAGATAACCTAGGAGGGAGACTTGGTGCTCCACTGATACCCAGACTGATAGATGCTGGTTTAGTTTTCATTCTCAGATGGTCCCTTGATGATAGCAGTGAGGCTGGTATTGCAGCTGCTGTGGATGGTTTCAAGTCATTGCTGGTACAACCAGCTGATGAGGTACATG includes the following:
- the LOC139150235 gene encoding LOW QUALITY PROTEIN: dynein regulatory complex subunit 5-like (The sequence of the model RefSeq protein was modified relative to this genomic sequence to represent the inferred CDS: inserted 1 base in 1 codon); the encoded protein is MTEPPLTDQQNAEQGGDAKNEDDKASVKSAGSQKGKKIPSPVASAKDDAAADARNMRRIIAEDPDWSLATVPLLTELCVSHIVEEFQNHPKLDELLPKYKTKVLEKISTDIPLKVVAHLVSDEGYWKRRCKARWEICDVSKYGGSWKRMFFERHLENIVEHFVPESTDIAVVEDVLPLAAPYIKKLNIKQLLPPVKEEQMRPLEDMSDAGSESGDNLPSIDHFEFSQILEKLPYIEEFHVTYGVRDCGMNFEWNLFQFTNRDCLLLSKCVKKCNTLKVFKLHRSKVDDDKVRVLISHILDHPTLEELDLEHNMIGDYGARAIGKLLNNHSKLKRLNLSNNKIRANGAGAIGYALTXNSTLQYLNLRLNRLEMKGGQAVSRALLKNSTLEEIDMGSNDMTEPTAAVLSQVVVQNQTLKRINLACNRLGPDGGKQLQEGMEENSTVIEMDLRLTEAGQESEYCINQILKKNQEKERENRLEKEKKEKEEKNI
- the LOC139148822 gene encoding RNA polymerase II-associated protein 1-like is translated as MLPRRPKPGETEEDLLLYQEEFLAKQGETSAKIVKKGDKRKAVGDAGDVAKPTLKRDVVTLGGGLPTEKPDDDIPKKKSKFKSQGKAGKKSGVSGLRGERVHIDLDNDEDMQEAMDRHDAHVTSVLSDIMERDTRNVPVYLPRSMQQAFPTAFHRGSVGDTFCQISASSFGVTGQMKPVMEIDQTIPKDTLQKDVVSMEMDTSEDMEVEVTEFSKPPTLPAVSHKGIGNEEAMKIHQENLAKMADMSEQEILAEQAKLQSMLDPKLVEFLTSRSKKATTTDIHTEVKTENTKQEIESGDTAMVTESPVEEAKQAQQEVKMPLEPKKEWVNMDTVEKEKMEWMQEVPKPKPGEKKIGIQARFDLQGHVISRDADVPMREGLHHHGEEPEAPGYTLEELFHLSRSAAMNQRVISLQTLAKVIYNYRIDNLGGRLGAPLIPRLIDAGLVFILRWSLDDSSEAGIAAAVDGFKSLLVQPADEECLDKVFPWYRGHEMHPMVPTENDDEDDEDDPEDKNDKNKHETELLEQDIIKGLLKMKFLERIRYILEVCRPAPTVVVNIIQVLTRIARHSPESCHEIMKCPRLMNTLFSSFLPTTWKPTDGSVMENIYGYPVRPVLKLIRVICSAGRNMAAILLTKYNLMSVIVRYTTQDPTDMQLQIGEAYMLSVEAFYTWKVCISYGLASNSISELYPVLMQHLQLFQRLSVLPRPASEGKSTQALYELQLMRSAAVVGLLEMAVHVGATVADLQSQQSMRPQEDEKNRIPTNPVH